The genomic stretch ACACTTTCAATACCCTCACCCATTCACGCCATTTTCAACCCAGGGGTATCTTGTTTTGATATGTATGTACCTTACCTACACATGATGGTTCTACACCTTTGGTTGGTCCACCGGCGCTAtcccctcgccgccctctATCGATAAactctccaccgccttcctcaactcctcgtcctgcttcttcctctgctCCAACTGCGcgctcaccaacccaccgcTCTTCCTCAGCGCCTGATTCTTGGCAATAACCCTGCCAatcttctccaacatctcATCCGTCAGCACCGGCTGGCCCCTCTCCCGTCTCAGCTCCCTCAGCTTCCTGTTGTACTCCTGCACCGGCTGCAACATCGTATCGACGCTCTTCCTcctggccttcttctcgtcctcctgGGCCTGAATCTTGGCGATGTACTCCTCCGTGTGCCTCGTGCGGAACTTGCTGTAGCGGTTGCGGAGCTCGTCAATGACCACCTCTGGCATTGGGGGACgcaggagggtggggatgtAGGTGCGTTCCTCGACGTCGATGCGGAGGGTGTCGATTGGGTGGTCGATGTGCTTGACGGGGGGGACGGCGGGCCAGGGGATGGTGACGTTGAGGCCGGGGACGAggcgggagaagagggtgcgGCGGGTGGGACGGTCGTAGGAGATGTTGATGGGTTTGAGCTCGCGGACGATGACGTCGCGGACGTGGCCGGAGtcggggtgggggagggggtagaCGAGGCGGACGGCTGAGATGGGGACGGCCATGGCGATTGGTTCTACTGGGGAGGAGCCGGGTTCGCGGAGGTATTCGGGGATTTTGACGTTGGTCTGGGGAAAGGAGGGTTAGTCATAtgctggggaaggggggggggtatgTTGGAGGAAGCTCACCTTGAGCTCGTCCTCCATCTCGAGGACCATGGTGTTGGTTCGGATGGTCTTGATGGGGACGATCTTGCCCTTGTAGGGGCCCTCGAGGATGACTACACGGTCTCCGGGGGCAAGGCAGAGGTTCTTGGAGCCGCCGGCCCAGGCGCAGCGGGCTTCCTTTTGGGCGGGGGTGAGCTGGGAGTGGAGGAGAGCTCTGTCGACCGAGATGGCGCCGTATGGGTTGCCGAATTCGTTGAGCTTGCCAGTGTCACGGTTGGGGGCGATGGGGCCCAACTTGAGGTCCTCATTGCGGCGGATGATGGCCTGTCGCATGTCCTCGCCGATTTCTTCTCTGTGCCTCTTGATCTCCCTCATccgctccttcttctcttgctgGTACCGGCGCTGGGTCTTGCGCTTGATTCGTTTTGTCACCTGGCGCTCGGCCATGGCAACCCGGCGGAGGATCTTGTCCATCTCGGGCCGCAGACGGTCAATTGTCCGTTGGTGTGCTGGGGAGTGGTGAGGGGAGTTGTGTTCGTCCTTTTGgtcggcgggggaggggggaccGGGGCGGGCGAGTATCACATCCGTCGGGCGCACCAGCAGCGAATCTCAGAAAAGTTGACTGACCAATGCTTCAATTCGTGCCATCAACGGTCCGTGTGTGCCCCGTGCACCCGGCGGTTGGAAATTTTTACGGCTGACCGAGAGAGGCCTGTCAGCTGGCAGCTATGAACATAGCCCAGCGACCCACTTTCTGAGATATGCTGCATCTGCATCATCGAATGCTTTTGTCATGTTATACATGGAGAATGGATCACTATGTCAAATATCAAAAGGGGTTGAACCAACCAAGATCTCCCGTGCAGCTGCGGATAAGACGCCCGGACGAGTTGACATTCGACACGCTCGTGTTGTGATCCTGTATCTGCACATCAGACGCCGACCAGGCCGAATCCCAAGTATCAGGTCCAATCTGACTGCCTTCTCACGAGTTTGTAGGGCTGACAAGCAAACAAGCTGATGCTGAAATGGCTGGCAGTTCGTTCGGCTTTGTCCCGTTGTGCAGCTCCCGGGTTGCAGGCTGTAGGTATGGGCTTGGGAAGTCCTATGGCTGTCCCTAGGACTCCAGCGTTACGACCCATTGTGACCCACACACTTCTCACTTGACACCGTAGGAGGGCAAAGACGGTGAGCTTTCTCCTCGGTCTTTGCAGATCTCCTTGTTGGGAGGTAGCCAACTGATGCACCCATCACATGCCTCTACTGTTAATAATGGATGTCATCAATGTTCGAGGTCACCGTTTCAGAAGCACAGATATTCCGTAATGGCAAGGCTGAGGGAGTTATGCTGTGAAAGGATAGCCCCCGTTCTTAAGCCTTGTGCAAGTGCAGGTGCTGTGCTTCTGGTTGATAGgggcgtttttttttgggggggggggactCTCCCAATCGGTCGGGAGTCATAGAATTCAAGACATGTGCTCCGGCTGGTGCAGGACAGCCCTGACAATGGCATCATCGCATTCGTGGTAGGCAGCCGTGGCGATATTCCCACGTTCTTGATTGTGTTGATGGAAGAGCGAGGCCCGCCGACAATCCGACCCCGTCTGCCCGTTCAAGATTGCCTGTCTTTCAGGGGCTTGGGATCTTTGCCAGCCCGGGGCAGAAGGCTGGGGCCACGTCGGTGCACGTTGACGGGAGCATCTGCCAGCCAAGGACACCCGCTACCTAAGATATAGTTAGTCCATAACTAAAAGTTCAGGACTCGGAGCCCGTGATGCTGTCGGTCCTCCGTAGGTAAAAAGCCACTACCTGTCAGTCAGCAGGAAGAATAAAATAAACAATTTAGAGCACTACAACATCACGAGAGAGGTGATTAAATAAGACCAAAAAGATAACCGGGCGACCTCCACTGCCCTGCTGAACAGGGAAGCTGAGCCCAGACCAAGCGAACAGCACTTAAGCAAGCCCCCCCCAACTTTTTGTCCACTCAGAGGCCCCCGTTTCAGGCGCGCACCCActcgtcctcatcttcccGGCTCCCCCCAACGCACTGTTGCCGTTGCCCTTTCTCTGTCGTCAATTGAAAGCGACTTGATCTTCTGctcttttccacctccaccttgCAACCTTCCATCTCTCGCACTTTTGCTGCATCAACCACCCACGAACCCGACCAACTGCACCCAGACAGAGGCTCTGACTCCGCCTCCGCTCTCTCCTTGACATACAGATACCACCGCTGTTCTTCATTTTGTTGAACATCACCCGTCTCCCGGCCTCGCAGCTCGACACGTCTGCGACCTCCCAAACCAAGCCAAACCAAAACACTTTCCCAACTTATTAACCTAATCACACGCAACAATGGCCGCCGAGCTTCGCCGGAAGTTGGTTATCGTCGGTGACGGTGCCTGCGGAAAGACGTGCTTGTTGATGTGAGTAGCCTTCCATGATGCCCGTTCTATCATGTCGGATTTAGTCCTTTCACCGCCGCAACCATGACCTTGGTCGCGtcgtcatcaacatcatcatcatcatcatcaacccccatcatccatcatctaCAGTTACTGACAGGTCTCGTCGCAGTGTTTTCTCCAAGGGTACCTTCCCAGAGGTAAGATTCGAACTACTTTCACCCTCCCGTGCACGCTTCGATTGCCCATCACGCCACCCCCTGATCGCTATTGACCGCCTCCGCAACTTTGCTGCCCATACCTGGGCGTTCGATGACGATCAAGGCAACCGCACCACGGCATTTGGATCGCGCTGGCACTGCCCTTCAACTATCAATTACTAACGAACCTGCAGGTCTATGTCCCTACCGTCTTCGAAAACTACGTTGCCGatgtcgaggttgatggaaaGCACGTCGAGCTCGCCCTTTGGGATACGGCTGGCCAAGAGGATTACGACCGTCTCCGCCCTCTCTCTTACCCCGACTCCCACGTCATCTTGATCTGCTTCGCCATCGACTCGCCCGATTCCCTCGACAACGTTGGCGAGAAGGTAAGTTTATGCTTATCCTACCATATTACGCTTGGACGTTACTGATGTAATTCTCTCGATAGTGGTGCTCCGAGGTACACCATTTCTGTCCCGATGTTCCCAAGATCCTTGTTGGTTGCAAGAAGGATCTCCGTTTCGACCAGAAGACCATCGAGGAGCTCCGCAAGACCAGCCAACAGCCCGTGTCCCCTGAACAGGTATGCTTTTGCAAGGACCGTCCcccacgacaacaacaaaagctGACAAATATGTGCAGGGTCAACAAGTTGCCACCAATATCAAGGCCACCAAGTATCTCGAGTGCTCCGCCAAGACCAACGAGGGTGTCCGGGAAGTGTTCGAGTTCGCGACGCGGGCCGCGTTGATGAAGAAGTCAtcaaagaagaagggcaagtgCGTCATCGCCTAAGCGCAACCATGTGCTCCGCAGATATACCCCTAGCAATCTGTCGACCTTTGCCGCACCAGGCCTCTATACCCAACGCCCTCGCACCCAGTAATGCATCACAGTGGGGACATTCCCTCTCGGAGAGGCAGAAACAGCTCACCCGACATTCTTGGAATATCACCACCCGCCGTCGACCGTGGGGAGGATAGGATGGGATTTATGCTCCAGGAGGGCTACGCGGAAACGTGCGCAAGGACTGGGAGGGAAACACGTTTTTGGCCCAtgaggcgggagaggagtGACAGAACGCAAAGCAATATTTTGAAGCGTCTGCCTCATAGCGACTATTGTGTCGGTTTGGAGATGGGCCGAGTACACGCAACTATTTGGGCAGAGGCTTTGCCGTAAtccacaccacctccttcctcgctgTCTGACTCTCTgtccccccttttcatctTTTCCGATAACTCTCTACGTATTGTACCTCTCTGTTCTCACTTTTTTCTAGCTAGCTATTTAGTCAatgtggtttttttttctcttttctggACTTGGACCGGGCCTTTGTCGTTTGTTGTGGGTTGTGCCACCTGCTTGCTTGTAAAGTCTTTGGGTTGTGCGGTCTGGACTTTCACTGGTCGGTAGGCTagatcatcatcattgaaTACACagtttctctctctttttacTCTGCTGGTTACGTCGTTTGTTGCGAAAGATTGTTGACCATGTTATCCACGTAATGTTGTTTGACATACGAGATGCGAGCGAGATGGGTGTGAACAATAAAAAGGGGGGGCTGTATTTTGACTCCACTCGGCCTCTCAGGTTGTCCCTTGCGAATGCTCGGCAGGTGAAGAGCGGCTGTGTTGATTTGCTGTGGTAATTGCTAAATTAAGGAAGGGTGGATAtgttgggggggggtggttcaTCTTATTATCTTGGGTTGAATAGTTTACAGTTTTGTGaaatgagaagaaggcttgATTTAGGAGGGGAATACGAACGAGGATGGTTTAAACTcatttttttggcttttctAAGCTATAGGTTTAACGTCGTGGATGTATTATTATCTTGTTGGAGATGAGCTTTGCTTGAAGATAGGTGTTGTTTTCGTCTAAATCAAAGACACAGCTCAGGATTTGAAAACAGAACAATTCATTattttggtttttttctgAAAAGATTGGtatcatcatcgtcatctcATCATggaaacaaaataaaaatacCAAAAAACAGCGAGAAAAAAGAATTGGAAATCAAGAACTAGTTTCTCCGTCGTCCACCACCCTTCCTCTTATTCTCTTCGTGAATAGACTTTCGAACATTGGCTAGGTAGACGTAACTCCCTGCTTGACGGCCTATGAACCCGGTAAAGCCCTTTTGTTGGCGGTGTCTTTTCCgttgttcttgttggcgGGGTGGACGGGTGAgattgtggagggggagttgaCCGTCTAGTTGAGACAGAAGGAACCGATGCCGTTGGGagttggtgggggagggtgaacgACGGGAAGAGGAAGTCTGCTAGTTGGGGCAGGTCTGTATTAGAAAGGGTGTGGATGTCAGCAAGGAGGGTTATGATAAGTGAGCGGGGAAGACTTACAGCTCCGCAGCTGCCGCAGGACTTACCCTCTGAGGCGGCACCGCACTTGGGGCAGCTTCCGTCGTGCATGGTTACTCGAAGTGTTTgcgggttgttggttgtttgGTTTGAGTGAAAAGTTGAGAGTGTAAGTTGAAGTTCACGATAGTGGAAGGGGTGAGAGTTTGAGGGGTAGACAGGTAGGTGGGCAAGAATGGGGGACTAAAAGAGCGGGGTATATATATGCTGaacacaccacccaccatcaaccgCACTTATTAACAGATGGAAGGAGGGAACCACATGATCCATCACTTGTTACACACATGGACCATTTGGGGGCTAACTAATCCGCGGACAAGCTAGTCACCTATCTCCATGGGTAACCGCGTTAAGCACGGCAGATGTTGGACCCTTTTCTCTTCCTAAAACGGTGATGCATAACGCTACCTACCTTAGTTTGCCTATCATGAGGGAAGAGCGTCAAGTCACAAGGTTGGGATTTGCAATCGGATCTCCACTGGTAGAGGCAAGTTCGGAGGAACTTCAAAGTCATAACTTAATAACACAAACAAACCGGGGTTGAGGGGCGGGGGATTCTGCTTGACGTGCTATGAAGCATTCACTGTAAGAGCAATAAGAAACCATATGCTAACCAAACAACCAAAGAAACAAAGCCTCTGGAACTGGGCAAAGTCTGCCTGTGAGACCTGCCATGTCAGTGTTTCTTCCTCTAGCTTGGCCACGAGCTGCAAGTCTCGCCCCGTTTTCATCCCCAGGTTCCCCACGCCAAGCACACAATATATAGTACGTACATCCTGTataccacccaccctcctccattCGTTTATATCTCTCGCACTGGAACTTCAAAAGAGCGGCGGGCAACCAACCGAACGGATCGCTCGGGATAGGGAAAGCGAGCTCGTGTGTGAGGCGGGTAGTGCCACTTACACGTATGTTGGATGGACTCGAACCAACACTTGTCAGCCACACACTCATGAGTTGCAAGACAAGATATGCTCAAGATCGGTCAAAACATGACACATCATGTCTGATTTCAATCGCATAGTCCAAACTTATGACCCTGCTCTCCTGCTCAAACCTAGGTAAACCAATGATGCTCGCCTTGAAAACCCCAAACTCCAACGTCTCAACGCCCATCCAACGCCAATCTAATCACCTCCAGAGGCTACAGAGCTCTTGACCAGACAGTAAACCACAAAAGCCAGTCTCTATATGTACACAAAGCCGTTTTATACACAACCAAACACTCTGTTGGGTTTCATCAGTTGGCCCAGCAAGGCACCTGTTGACAAACAATATAATTAtccactccccccctcccatggTATCGAAATTATGCCTTTTGTAACCTTTGCCATGATTAATAACACTGCTTcgtctctccctcccctatTTCATGTTAGCATCGGAAACAAATAGtcaaaaaataaaataaaaataagaaCATACCACTAATCATCTTTCCCAATGCCTGCACCATactcatccccatcaccacccctccaaaccccaccaccccccaggCCACCCACGTCCTCCAGCTCTTCTTCGTCAGCCTAATATAACACAACGGCGGCAAGATATacgccatcgccgccgcgCTCGTCCCCCCCACAAGATCAAACACCGTTCCCAAGTCACAAGTCAACAGGCTCAGCGTCATGGCGCTGAAAACCAAGCTTGACGTAAATATTAAGTGAAGGGCGAGGTTGAACGGATCTCCCGGGAAGTAGTAGTTGAGCATCACCTCCCTGCAGACGAAGGCTtcaagaggaagagtggTGAGCATGTTGAGTCCGAAGCACAACCTCGCGATGTTGACCATGGTGTTGTCCGCGGGAAAATTGTTGAGAACGTTGCCCTGGGTCTTATCCCCAAACGTCAAAAACCCTGCGAGGGCCATGAGGAGGCAGGCAAACATGCTGATTGCCGTACTGTAGTGCGTCACCTTGGAGAACCTATCGATGGTCGGTTTTTCGAGGGAGCCGTAGATGAGCAACGAGTTGTGATGGCAAACAAATGCTTTCCCCACTGTCAGCACATGATatcttccctcccctctcatAACCAGAAATACATACCAAAACTGATAACCCCAATCGCACTCCAAATCCCATCCCCCagcacccacccctcccaccccttcacctcccccctctcctccacctccacaaacccgacctgcaccaccaccgtcagaACAATAACCCCCATGCTCACCAGCGCAAACGTGCTCGCCTTTGCCAGCTTGGCAATGTCCCTATACAACGCCAGCGGCCAGCTCACCCCCAGCGTAAAAACcacaatcaccaccctcctaTCCACCAGCCAGCTCCCTATTCTCCCTCCAGCCAAATCCGGCCATATCGCCTTCATAACATTTGGTATCGAATCCCCCACAATAACCCCAAAcgccaccatccccccaaacGCAAACGCCCACTGCGCCACGCTGATGGCGATCAAACCCGGCTTGCCAAAACACTTCTCCACCGTGCCCTGAAACGACGACGCCCCCGAGAGCTTGGagttgatgacgatgaggcAGATCGTccagtccaccaccacggtGAGGACCACGAGGAGCAACGTGCCAGACAGGAGACCGGCCGACTTGAAGGCGTACGGTTGGCCAATGATGCCCGCGCCGATGATGCTGTTGGCCATGTTCATGAACGCTGACGACAGGTTTGATTTGGGGCGGGATGCTTCCGAGGCGTGCCAGTCTTCTGCGTCGGCGTGGTCGCCGAATAGGGAGCGGTCGGATGCGACGGCTatggagggggcggtgatATCTGATAGCAGAGGGACGCGCTGGTGGCCTCggcgggcggtggaggaggaggataggtaatcatcgtcgtcgaggttgaaggtgTCTGATTCGGAGTAATCGAACGACGCTCtggcgtggtggtgggtgtccTCGTttgtgggggtgggtttgggagggacGGCGGGGAATTGCCTGCCTTCCTCTGGGACGAACGTGGGTGTGAGGTCGAAGCGGACTCGGTTTGGTGTGCGTGGTGTTCGTGGGCCGGGCGGGTGGATAGATAGCCCGCCTGGGGGTCGTTcgcgggaggaggatttgCTCGAGgaggtgctgttgctgtggatgggggaggggcgtcGTTGTGGTTCTTGGGAGGCGtcgtgggaggagaggagaccGATGTTCTCTTCTTGGGCTGGGGCCCTTTCTCCTTCAGGGATGTCCCTTCGTATTCTCGACATGATTTCAGTGTTCTGTATGCcctatcctcctcttctATCCCTTCCGAGCTCGCAGCTGTCCCTCTTTCTGCTCGTGTGTAGGCGCAATTCGAAAGTCGCAATAAGTCGGCCGGTATAAGTCAGGGGCTCGGTTTGTCGAGATGTAGTGTACGTCACCGCTAGTCTTCTTCTCGTTCGTCGTTCGCGGGGAAGTACACACAAATTCGCAACCTTCCACTCCAGCTACTCGTCAAGTCGCTATTGTTGTTTATTCAACTTtgctttcccccctccccctttctcgCGATTCAAGCCACAACGGTTCGTTATAAGAGCGAGCACGGCTCGGCCGCCGGGATCCGGTTCGTTATTGGGCAACGTGTACAAACTGGTCGCATGAAACAAAGAAAACTAAAGCTTATTTCTGCATCCGCAAAccaataataataataaaaaaagagcTGGCGCAAGTGTTGATTATGTATCTCAGttcaaaaaaagaagataTAGAAAAACGAGTGTCATGAATTGGAAATTTCCCAAGAACCCAAATGTCTCGCCAGTTACAGAATGCCAGGTCAATTAGACCCCTGTCAGGTGATGCTGCGTTGCGCTACACATGGCACCTTGCGGAGCTAGCTAGCTTCCTCACAGGCTCTCACTCAGCCCCTGAACGGGGACCGCTTCGCAGGATGCGGCTGCTGCGCGTCCCGAAAGAGTGGACTTGTTGCCTGGTCTTCTGGAACACTGAAACACTCCGACCGACCCGACGATATCCGCTCTGGTTTCATTCTCACAAGTCCCAATCTCACTGAGGTGATGTTAAAGAAGCTTATTATTACTTATTTCTCTAGCGCTACCAAAATGGCGGGACCTAACTCAAAATGCCCCTTTTATAACCGATCACAAAGATCGTCGAGTGAACATCCTCAGCCGAGGAGTCGAGACAGGAGGTGACAACGTCCACGCTCCTCTTCACGGGGTAGGAATAAAATCACAATCTACCCAAGCACGACTCGGCTCCTCTCCGCTGGGCCACTCTCTTCCAAAATAAAAAGTGCCAGTTGAATCGAATTCAGGAGGCGACTCGTTGAGTCTTGTTTGGGTTCAACCAACGACTGCCCTATTCCAGACAGCCGGTCTGTGGTTTCCCCCATGTCTTGTGCTGCGGTTCGAGCACATCACTCTTCTCCAAAAACACACTTGAATGTTGTTACAATGTTCCTTCACACCGCCAACATGGCCCAAGCGACCAGAGCCCAGGCCAAGGTAAACGCGACACCTCCTACTTTGCTGCCACCAGAGACCGTCTTTGGGGTTACCGTCTCAGCACTTGTCTCGCCAGTTGCGCTCCCAGTAGATCCAGGTACGACAGGTCGACCATCTTCGCCAGTCGCCACAGCACCTGTGTTGCCCGTGCTCGTCGGCTTGGGCGGGGCTGCCTTGTTTGCAAAGCCTATTCGCATGTTGCCGTTGTCGGCATCGAACACAGAATAAACATTCTTGAGGAAAACATCCCCCATAATCCATTCGCCAGGCCGAAAACTAGGTAGATCGATATAGCCATAGATACGGCTGAGACACTTGTCATCTTCGACTTGGGCCACCCAGTCCTTGGCTGGAATCTCATATGCGACACCTCCAAAAGTAACTTTGAATGCCGTTTTGGTATCGCAGGGGACGATATACTCGGTGTAGGCCGGCTTCTCATCTAGTTTGGCCCCGGGAACGAGCTTGAAGAGCTCCGCGACGTCGGGCGGCGACCCAAAGATGTATGTTGTTCCGGTGTCGATGATAGCTTTTGTAGAGTTGAGTTTGGCCTGTTTTCCGTCGAACGAAAAACCCTCGATGGGAATGACCCACTCGCCCTTCGCCTTGTGCTCCGTCGTGACGTCGGCGTACTTGATCTCGCCGACATGCTTGGCCGGGTCAATGCCGCCGAAAGTGGCCTGGCCGTCGTTCACGCCGTCCGAATCTCTGTTCATGCTGATGGCAACGATCGGCTTGAGGGCGTTCTGTTGCCTGACCTCCTTAAAAAAACTCCCAGTGACAGAGTGGCCCATCCCCAGACCCAGAATGCCATCAAAGGCATAATGTCGCAGTTCTTCTGCAGTATGGTTGGCCACACCAAATTGAACATTGACAGTCTTCCCCGCCAACACCATGTTATCCCATCCCACAACACCTGTGACATTACCTGTGCCATAGTTGATGAAGAAGTCATCAGCTTGATTGGGCTTCCAAGACGTTGATGTTGCCGTGTCGAATCTATCGTGAAGGCGGCAGGCATATTCCGTGCAGTCGGTTCCCATGACCCAAGTGTTGCCCGCACCGGTGTCCAAAAGCATATACAATGGCGTCTTCTGGGAGCCGAGCTCGACCCTgataaagtaagaaaagtCGGGCCCGTATTGATAGATGCCGGTGCTGCCCTCTGATGTCGACTTGATGGGGTGGGAAATAGGGTACTGGTTCCCTGGCACGTAGTTCTTGTCGTCTTTCTGACTTCGGGCACGCACTGCAGGCGGTCCTCCGAACTTCTGGGCGACACGGGCAATAGCCACTGCTACACGGTCAAAAGGTTCAGACTCATCGTCAAGCTAGAAACACGGTCAATATCATGTCCGGTGGCAATCAAGGCGACAGCTCAGGAGCGACATACAACTTGTCTTGGCCTTGCAATCAGAGGGAACGTGACCACCTCGCCGCCATTGGACCTCGCCGAGTGGCCGCCATGCTTCCGCGTCGTCTTGGTGAAAGGACCACAATGGCCGGTAGGATCGCATTGGTCGTCGGGAATGAACACAACAAAGGCGTTGGCAGCGGCAACCCAAAGTGCGAGCTTGGTAAGAAAAGACGTCGGCCTCAACATATTGAGAGATGATCCCCAAAATCCTCACCacactccctcaccaaccttgGCGGGACGTGGTCTCTCTCTGCCAAAGGCTTTCCAAAAACTGATGTCGAAAAAACTAGGGCAGCCTCGATATCGGTGACAGATGACTGGCAACGGTCAAATGATCATTTGAGAGCGCCAGATCCGTCTTTCCGAGAGGGGAGGGTATTAAGAGGCGATTAACGATTAATTGGACAACATTGGAATTGTCGTCTAATGGTTCCTGCGGCCGAGAGTTGATAGAGACAGACGTAAACCGGACTTTTGTGATGGGGAAAAAGCAAACACCCAAAAATGACTATTCGCAGGCTATGCAAAAACGTTGAAGCTGAAAAATGACTTGATAGGAAACTTGCTTGCTGGAAGATGCAAAACTATGCGGAAAGATCGGAAGAATGGGAAACGCGATGATGGGGCAATGGGCGAGATACACGAGAGACAGGAAGCCGATGTTGAAACAAGCTCTTTGGAGGTATAAAGGAAGACCCCTCGAGCAATGATGGACACACCCCGAACAAACGGAAAGGAGATGTcggatggtggagaggaaaaaaagaagaggagggtggcgagCGTGGGAATAAGAACAAGACATGGAAGGGAACGAGGCCAGATGCATTGTGGATGGAGCAGTCGGCCGCAACCACCCCTGCCTGCTCCTCTTTGGGGGGGCTTGCTGAGGGGGGGCGTGCTGAGGGGGGGCGGACCCATGATGGTGTGCAGGAGACCAGGAGCAGTTCTGGGCTTCTTTCTGGCTCGATGTTAATTGTTGGCGATTGTCATGGCTGTCAACCATTACCACCATAATATCCGCAGGTACCTGGGTAGCgagagatgatggatgagaGATATCTGCAACGTTGAGGGGAATGCTTCCCGATTGAGCTGGTTACCTGGCTATCTCATGTATACTCATGGATGTCTTGAAATTGTCAGTTGCGGCTGCCCGCATTTTGCCCCGGAAGCCCTGGCTCTCGCTGGATGGGAAAGCGGAGTGTTTTCCTACGCTTGCAACCCTCAAATACCGTTGAATACCGCCGTCTGCAACGC from Podospora pseudopauciseta strain CBS 411.78 chromosome 3, whole genome shotgun sequence encodes the following:
- a CDS encoding hypothetical protein (COG:J; EggNog:ENOG503P16K), which codes for MDKILRRVAMAERQVTKRIKRKTQRRYQQEKKERMREIKRHREEIGEDMRQAIIRRNEDLKLGPIAPNRDTGKLNEFGNPYGAISVDRALLHSQLTPAQKEARCAWAGGSKNLCLAPGDRVVILEGPYKGKIVPIKTIRTNTMVLEMEDELKTNVKIPEYLREPGSSPVEPIAMAVPISAVRLVYPLPHPDSGHVRDVIVRELKPINISYDRPTRRTLFSRLVPGLNVTIPWPAVPPVKHIDHPIDTLRIDVEERTYIPTLLRPPMPEVVIDELRNRYSKFRTRHTEEYIAKIQAQEDEKKARRKSVDTMLQPVQEYNRKLRELRRERGQPVLTDEMLEKIGRVIAKNQALRKSGGLVSAQLEQRKKQDEELRKAVESLSIEGGEGIAPVDQPKV
- a CDS encoding hypothetical protein (EggNog:ENOG503NV4S; COG:O; MEROPS:MER0078983) — its product is MLRPTSFLTKLALWVAAANAFVVFIPDDQCDPTGHCGPFTKTTRKHGGHSARSNGGEVVTFPLIARPRQVLDDESEPFDRVAVAIARVAQKFGGPPAVRARSQKDDKNYVPGNQYPISHPIKSTSEGSTGIYQYGPDFSYFIRVELGSQKTPLYMLLDTGAGNTWVMGTDCTEYACRLHDRFDTATSTSWKPNQADDFFINYGTGNVTGVVGWDNMVLAGKTVNVQFGVANHTAEELRHYAFDGILGLGMGHSVTGSFFKEVRQQNALKPIVAISMNRDSDGVNDGQATFGGIDPAKHVGEIKYADVTTEHKAKGEWVIPIEGFSFDGKQAKLNSTKAIIDTGTTYIFGSPPDVAELFKLVPGAKLDEKPAYTEYIVPCDTKTAFKVTFGGVAYEIPAKDWVAQVEDDKCLSRIYGYIDLPSFRPGEWIMGDVFLKNVYSVFDADNGNMRIGFANKAAPPKPTSTGNTGAVATGEDGRPVVPGSTGSATGETSAETVTPKTVSGGSKVGGVAFTLAWALVAWAMLAV
- a CDS encoding hypothetical protein (EggNog:ENOG503NV5G; COG:E) codes for the protein MSRIRRDIPEGERAPAQEENIGLLSSHDASQEPQRRPSPIHSNSTSSSKSSSRERPPGGLSIHPPGPRTPRTPNRVRFDLTPTFVPEEGRQFPAVPPKPTPTNEDTHHHARASFDYSESDTFNLDDDDYLSSSSTARRGHQRVPLLSDITAPSIAVASDRSLFGDHADAEDWHASEASRPKSNLSSAFMNMANSIIGAGIIGQPYAFKSAGLLSGTLLLVVLTVVVDWTICLIVINSKLSGASSFQGTVEKCFGKPGLIAISVAQWAFAFGGMVAFGVIVGDSIPNVMKAIWPDLAGGRIGSWLVDRRVVIVVFTLGVSWPLALYRDIAKLAKASTFALVSMGVIVLTVVVQVGFVEVEERGEVKGWEGWVLGDGIWSAIGVISFAFVCHHNSLLIYGSLEKPTIDRFSKVTHYSTAISMFACLLMALAGFLTFGDKTQGNVLNNFPADNTMVNIARLCFGLNMLTTLPLEAFVCREVMLNYYFPGDPFNLALHLIFTSSLVFSAMTLSLLTCDLGTVFDLVGGTSAAAMAYILPPLCYIRLTKKSWRTWVAWGVVGFGGVVMGMSMVQALGKMISGMFLFLFYFLTICFRC
- the RHO1 gene encoding GTP-binding protein Rho1 (COG:U; EggNog:ENOG503NV4I) → MAAELRRKLVIVGDGACGKTCLLIVFSKGTFPEVYVPTVFENYVADVEVDGKHVELALWDTAGQEDYDRLRPLSYPDSHVILICFAIDSPDSLDNVGEKWCSEVHHFCPDVPKILVGCKKDLRFDQKTIEELRKTSQQPVSPEQGQQVATNIKATKYLECSAKTNEGVREVFEFATRAALMKKSSKKKGKCVIA